A genomic window from Diorhabda sublineata isolate icDioSubl1.1 chromosome 8, icDioSubl1.1, whole genome shotgun sequence includes:
- the LOC130448248 gene encoding uncharacterized protein LOC130448248 has product MSAFSCNFEVLDSEQICHAIPSIPKGLWVSELREKKIELTDYREGSIGILVGADVAGKLLTGRPEVLSCGLVAIETSLGWTIMGRVNEAETSCMVNITLHCAQEFDPSDMWRLDVLGIEDPALVSTKEETKTLARLHFLETVKILPDGRYEVCLPWLKEHPPLPRNFDLVRGRLESTLAMLRNGHLMKEYEAVFQEWLKDEIIEEVQLDKWDFGHYLPHRAVVKKVSTTRIRPVFDASSKEKGKPSLNMCLEKGDSYVALIPSILLRFRLNAIGVTSDIRKAFLQISVSEKDRDSLRFLWKDEAEQMKIYSHRRVVFGVTSSPYLLGAVIDHHLSRCEEKVASKEVPYDRSVISQLRKCLYVDNCVTSVDDEKELLDFMSQAREIFLKACFDLRGWEWSLC; this is encoded by the coding sequence ATGAGTGCGTTTTCCTGCAACTTTGAAGTTCTTGACTCGGAACAGATTTGTCACGCCATTCCATCCATTCCTAAAGGTCTATGGGTATCTGAACTTCGCGAGAAGAAAATCGAGTTGACTGACTACAGAGAGGGCTCAATTGGCATTCTTGTTGGAGCGGACGTCGCGGGAAAGTTACTCACCGGGAGGCCCGAGGTATTAAGCTGTGGTTTGGTTGCTATCGAAACTAGCCTAGGTTGGACCATAATGGGCCGCGTTAATGAGGCTGAGACAAGTTGCATGGTTAACATCACTTTGCACTGCGCCCAGGAGTTCGACCCTTCTGATATGTGGAGGTTGGATGTGTTAGGTATCGAGGACCCCGCTTTGGTTAGTACCAAAGAAGAGACAAAAACGCTTGCGCGTTTGCACTTCTTGGAAACAGTTAAGATATTACCTGATGGACGATATGAGGTATGTCTTCCATGGTTGAAGGAACATCCCCCGCTGCCTCGAAATTTCGATCTGGTCCGTGGTAGACTTGAATCGACTCTAGCCATGTTACGTAACGGTCATTTGATGAAAGAATATGAAGCGGTGTTTCAAGAATGGCTGaaagatgaaattattgaagagGTACAGCTTGATAAGTGGGATTTCGGACATTATTTGCCTCACCGAGCCGTGGTTAAGAAAGTCAGTACCACCCGAATTCGTCCTGTTTTCGACGCTTCGTCCAAAGAGAAAGGTAAGCCTAGCCTGAATATGTGTCTAGAAAAAGGGGACAGTTACGTAGCGTTAATCCCATCGATACTTCTACGATTCAGACTGAACGCAATAGGCGTTACTTCTGACATAAGAAAAGCCTTTTTACAGATTTCTGTTTCGGAAAAGGATCGTGATAGCTTGAGGTTCCTATGGAAGGACGAGGCCGAACAGATGAAAATCTACAGTCACAGGAGGGTGGTATTTGGGGTGACCAGTAGCCCTTATTTGCTAGGGGCCGTTATTGACCATCATCTCTCAAGGTGTGAGGAAAAAGTGGCTTCAAAAGAGGTTCCTTATGACCGATCTGTCATCTCGCAGCTGCGCAAATGCTTGTACGTTGATAACTGTGTGACTTCGGTTGATGATGAGAAGGAACTTTTGGACTTCATGTCGCAAGCCAGGGAAATTTTTCTGAAAGCATGCTTTGATCTTCGTGGATGGGAATGGAGCCTCTGTTAA
- the LOC130447356 gene encoding cytoplasmic tRNA 2-thiolation protein 1: MLTCSAKCGKKAVLKRPKTGDVLCRECFFEAFENEIHFTITKAKLFKPNTTVAIAASGGKDSTVLAHVMKTLNEKFNYGLNLVLLSIDEGITGYRDDSLETVKQNRDDYGMPLKIMSYKDLYGWTMDEIVAEIGKKNNCTFCGVFRRQALDRGANLLKVNYLATGHNADDIAETILMNILRGDLARLNRCTSIITDNGDGIPRVKPLKYCFEKEIVMYAHFKKLVYFSTECVFAPNAYRGHARVLLKDLEKIDPTVIMNIIHSGETIKVNTTANMPKLTNCTRCGYVSSQEICKACILLEGLNKGLPRLGVGKSSKVRRILKEHENKGISTGTNQENCVDREDKKCLCSGKQDLKQINIERIVLEDLK; encoded by the exons atgcTTACATGTTCAGCGAAATGTGGTAAAAAGGCCGTTTTAAAA agGCCTAAAACTGGAGACGTTTTATGCAGGGAATGTTTTTTCGAAGCTTTCGAAAATGAAATACACTTTACAATTACTAAAGCTAAATTATTTAAGCCAAATACTACTGTAGCAATTGCGGCTTCTGGTGGTAAAGACTCCACTGTATTAGCACATGTAATGAaaacattaaatgaaaaattcaactaCGGACTAAATCTAGTGCttttatcaattgacgaaggAATAACTGGATACAGAGACGATAGTTTAGAAACAGTGAAACAGAATCGTGATGATTATGGGATGCCTTTGAAAATTATGTCTTACAAAGATTTATATGGTTGGACAATGGATGAAATTGTAGCGGAG ATTGGTAAAAAGAACAATTGTACTTTTTGTGGGGTATTTAGACGACAAGCATTAGACCGAGGAgcaaatttattgaaagtaaATTATTTAGCTACGGGGCATAACGCTGATGATATAGCAGAAACTATATTAATGAATATCTTGAGAGGGGACTTAGCTAGATTAAATAGATGTACTTCTATCATAACG GATAATGGAGATGGTATACCAAGGGTAAAacctttgaaatattgttttgaaaaagagATAGTAATGTACgctcattttaaaaaattagtttatttttctacagAATGTGTATTTGCGCCCAATGCATATAGAGGACATGCAAGGGTACTGCTTaaggatttagaaaaaattgatccAACTGTGATAATGAACATAATTCATTCAG GTGAAACTATTAAAGTGAACACAACGGCAAATATGCCAAAATTAACTAATTGTACTCGATGCGGATACGTATCATCTCAAGAAATTTGTAAAGCATGCATTTTACTGGAAGGTTTAAATAAGGGATTACCCAGATTGGGAGTCGGAAAATCCAGTAAAGTAAGAAGGATACTTAAGGAACACGAGAATAAAGGAATTAGTACAGGGACAAATCAAGAGAATTGTGTTGATAGAGAAGATAAGAAATGTTTGTGTTCTGGAAAACAggatttgaaacaaataaatatcgaACGAATTGTACTGGAAGATTTAAAGTAG
- the LOC130447358 gene encoding dynein axonemal light chain 4: MAEEEKKKEDESKKVVHTYPLVRHSDMPEEQRIESVELVVTACEKHSANNEAAARMIKEEMDKKLGPPFHVVVGEGFGFEISYECSNLLYMFFAGNLAIVIWKC, from the exons ATGGCGGAAGAAGAGAAGAAAAAGGAGGACGAGTCGAAAAAAGTTGTACATACTTATCCCCTTGTTAGA CATTCTGATATGCCCGAAGAACAACGAATCGAATCAGTCGAGTTGGTAGTAACGGCATGTGAAAAGCATTCTGCTAATAACGAG gCGGCTGCAAGAATGATAAAAGAAGAAATGGATAAAAAACTTGGTCCTCCATTTCACGTTGTTGTTGGTGAGGGATTCGGTTTCGAAATATCGTACGAATGCTCGAATTTGCTCTACATGTTTTTTGCTGGAAATTTAGCCATAGTTATATGGAAAtgttga
- the LOC130447357 gene encoding mitochondrial E3 ubiquitin protein ligase 1 has product MEYLAESIALGIDSLILVACIKQYYKNKNAMALIQGAPYLEINKDLKEIVDTHPEGKLSYVAIRGTVKPLGNPIISNSNPNISGVVQLLRIKEHVIQRSTAGFWADSERVIQEVHNVMPFSLETKGILIEICDPLAADVLDMDVIADNFHPTVPSVIDHIWSFFAGVRQRGVQSTEKMLRTGTVITGIGELVTGKDGQLKLQPPSNGGPFYLTNMRVTSLLKKLNGSKKNYRLLCILFGSIGLVLTGLIVRKYLKIKGEKDEAERQRLQLELSRRKRRREIRDGDLPENQICVVCRENPKEIILLPCGHVCLCEDCAVDITESCPICRTHIDKKNVAYVI; this is encoded by the exons ATGGAGTACTTGGCGGAAAGCATTGCGCTGGGAAtagattcattaattttagttGCTTGTATAAAAcagtattacaaaaataaaaatgcgaTGGCTTTAATACAAGGTGCTCCATATTTAGAAATTAACAAAGATCTTAAAGAGATAGTAGATACCCATCCTGAAGGGAAGTTGTCGTATGTAGCTATCAGAGGTACAGTCAAACCTCTAGGAAACCCCATCATTAGCAATTCAAATCCGAATATTTCGGGAGTAGTACAATTATTAAGGATTAAAGAGCACGTTATACAAAGAAGCACTGCAGGGTTTTGGGCAGATTCTGAAAGAGTTATCCAAGAAGTACATAATGTTATGCCTTTCTCGTTAGAAACCAAAggaattttaattgaaatttgtgatCCTTTAGCTGCGGATGTTTTAG ataTGGACGTAATTGCTGATAATTTTCATCCGACAGTACCTAGTGTTATAGATCATATTTGGAGCTTCTTTGCTGGAGTTAGACAAAGAGGGGTACAATCTACAGAGAAAATGCTTAGGACAGGGACTGTGATAACAG GTATAGGAGAATTAGTTACGGGAAAAGATGGTCAATTGAAGTTACAACCCCCGAGCAATGGAGGACCTTTTTACTTGACGAATATGCGTGTAACTTctcttttaaaaaaactaaacgGATCTAAGAAAAATTATAGATTACTGTGTATATTGTTTGGATCGATTGGTTTAGTGCTAACAGGACTTATCGTaagaaaatacttgaaaataaaagGTGAAAAAGATGAAGCAGAAAGGCAAAGACTTCAATTGGAATTGTCAAGAAGAAAAAGGCGGAGAGAAATCAGAGATGGGGATTTACCTGAGAATCAAATTTGTGTTGTTTGTAGAGAAAATCCTAAAGAG attaTTTTGTTACCTTGTGGACATGTTTGTTTGTGTGAAGATTGTGCTGTGGATATTACCGAAAGTTGTCCAATTTGTAGAACGcatatcgataaaaaaaatgttgcatatgtgatataa
- the LOC130447355 gene encoding ARF GTPase-activating protein Git — translation MSRAKSKHNNIEVCGDCGALDATWAAVNKGILLCTQCCSIHRSLGRHISQVKSLLKSPWHPNELNMVCTLNNNGANNIWEHVLLENGAKLMKKKPTAKDSISIKQEYIKQKHLHCMYAFRENYEDGLMSVENELGKQLHASVRTPNLETSFRLLALGADPNYFHDEKGTTPLHVATKSDQKLQVELLLVYGADPSCPDSQGKTPIDYAKSLPNKDMMNRLIESQYEVTDTFSYYLSLKKPDHTAGIHFFIPQTGFKSNTQSLTKLQKLSNHVFEELAMDVYDEVDRRETEAIWLSCADTTELNDVPFLPVDNTLSTTRNQGRQKLARFSTPELKSLVYDILVDTQRRQMVPDKNNILLLREVSSLDEDPLYDSVASDDDYAIVPDDEKSSPKNEKSHMVDKENKLSLDSINKTNQILEQLTKQLKNSDSTITDLRSEVMKLRQQVKVLQTENSELKSRLTHGKITTRANGDSGFDSLEYIPENRDNEETLPNGVTTDDVDLRKNKRSQRPSSMYETREGISKVPYFHAIKNQLKQSDSRGTQSLYSSPQNRETILQCTEQITRTIQHLCKTIQEPGQEECVTSSEKVKVSVCKLASFLPKESEGERMKLMLELVSRLQPECLALQTSHKNNDVKSTELHFCNIRDIAFHLAKFTKDIITKYSSNH, via the exons ATGTCACGAGCAAAATCTAAGCACAATAATATAGAAGTATGTGGAGATTGTGGAGCTTTAG ATGCTACTTGGGCTGCAGTGAATAAAGGAATATTACTATGTACTCAATGTTGCAGTATACATCGAAGTTTAGGAAGGCACATTTCGCAAGTTAAATCTTTATTGAAGAGTCCCTGGCATCCTAACGAGCTCAAT atgGTATGTACTCTAAATAATAACGGTGCAAATAATATTTGGGAACATGTTTTACTTGAGAATGGTGCAAAGTTGATGAAGAAAAAACCCACTGCCAAAGATTCTATAag CATTAAACAAGAATACATCAAACAAAAACACTTACATTGTATGTACGCTTTTCGTGAAAACTACGAAGATGGTCTCATGAGTGTTGAAAACGAACTGGGTAAACAATTACATGCCAGCGTTCGAACTCCCAATTTAGAAACTTCATTTCGTCTTTTAGCTCTCGGAGCTGATCCTAATTATTTTCATGAT GAAAAAGGAACAACACCTTTACATGTGGCAACTAAATCTGATCAGAAATTGCAGGTAGAACTGTTATTGGTTTATGGAGCCGATCCTTCTTGTCCTGATAGTCAAGGAAAAACTCCCATTGATTATGCAAa ATCTCTTCCTAATAAAGATATGATGAATAGATTAATAGAGAGTCAGTATGAAGTAACCGACACCTTTAGCTATTATTTATCTCTCAAAAAACCAGATCATACTGCCGGTATACACTTTTTTATTCCACAGACTGGTTTCAAATCAAACACTCAATCATTAACGAAATTACAAAAG TTAAGTAATCACGTTTTTGAAGAACTAGCTATGGATGTATACGATGAAGTTGACAGACGAGAGACAGAAGCGA TCTGGTTAAGTTGTGCGGATACTACAGAATTGAACGATGTTCCCTTCCTCCCAGTTGACAACACTTTATCAACGACAAGAAATCAGGGTAGACAGAAATTAGCCAGATTTTCTACTCCAGAACTGAAAAGCTTAGTATACGACATATTAGTTGATACACAACGAAGACAAATGGTGCCCGATAAAA ataacaTCCTACTACTTAGAGAAGTTTCGTCTTTAGATGAAGATCCCTTGTATGATTCGGTTGCTTCTGATGACGACTACGCAATTGTACCGGATGATGAG AAATCTTCtccaaaaaatgaaaagtctCATATGGTTGATAAAGAAAACAAGTTATCGTTGGACAGtattaacaaaactaatcaaattttgGAACAATTAACCAAACAGTTAAAAAATTCCGATAGTACGATAACTGACCTTAGAAGTGAAGTAATGAAATTGAGACAACAAGTGAAAGTTTTGCAAACGGAAAATTCGGAACTTAAAAGTAGATTAACGCATGGTAAGATAACTACAAGAGCAAATGGTGATAGCGGTTTTGATTCCTTGGAGTATATTCCAGAG aaTAGAGATAATGAGGAAACGTTGCCCAATGGGGTAACAACTGATGATGTCGATTTAAGGAAAAATAAACGGAGTCAAAGACCATCGAGTATGTATGAAACGAGGGAAGGTATTAGCAAAGTACCGTATTTTCATGCTATTAAAAATCAG CTAAAACAGTCAGATTCGAGGGGCACTCAAAGCCTTTATTCTTCTCCACAAAATAGGGAAACTATCCTGCAATGTACTGAACAGATAACCAGGACTATTCAACATTTGTGTAAAACTATCCAAGAACCGGGTCAAGAAGAATGCGTCACCAGTTCTGAAAAGGTTAAAGTATCTGTATGCAAGTTGGCTTCGTTCTTACCAAag GAAAGCGAAGGTGAACGAATGAAACTCATGTTAGAATTAGTATCCAGATTACAACCGGAGTGTTTGGCATTACAAACATCCCATAAAAATAATGACGTCAAATCTACCGAActacatttttgtaatattagaGACATAGCATTTCATCTTGCCAAATTTACAAAAGATATAATAACCAAATATTCATCTAATCATTAA